The following are encoded together in the Acidovorax sp. KKS102 genome:
- a CDS encoding aromatic ring-hydroxylating dioxygenase subunit alpha, with protein sequence MVESTLWHPVALSEAVAAQAPLAVQLLEQPVVLWRDSGGAVHALADQCPHRGARLSLGRVTPQGQLECPYHGWQFAAGGQCTHVPALPSFVPPATHCARHFETQEAYGMVWVRIAPGEQGLPVFAAEGDARLRKLNCGPYDVAASAPRIIENFLDMSHFGFVHEGWLGSREATAIDDYRVEPTPTGVLATGCKAWQPQSNLHSTAAAQVEYTYEVTAPYAAVLTKVPEAGTTAVKGWRESIALFICPVTPVRSRVWFRLAVADFDSPDEKLQAFQHTIFTQDQPVLESQMPQCLPLDLRAELHTAADKASSAYRRFLRQSGITFGVC encoded by the coding sequence ATGGTGGAATCAACGTTGTGGCACCCGGTAGCCCTGTCAGAGGCCGTGGCTGCGCAGGCACCGCTGGCCGTGCAATTGCTGGAACAACCCGTGGTGTTGTGGCGCGACAGCGGAGGCGCTGTGCACGCGCTGGCCGACCAGTGCCCGCACCGGGGCGCCCGCCTGTCGCTGGGCCGCGTCACGCCCCAGGGCCAGTTGGAGTGCCCCTACCATGGCTGGCAGTTTGCGGCCGGCGGGCAGTGCACGCATGTGCCCGCACTGCCCAGCTTTGTGCCTCCGGCCACCCACTGCGCTAGGCACTTTGAGACGCAGGAGGCTTATGGCATGGTCTGGGTTCGCATCGCACCGGGTGAGCAGGGGCTGCCTGTGTTTGCGGCGGAAGGGGACGCCCGCCTGCGCAAGCTCAACTGCGGTCCTTACGATGTGGCGGCCAGCGCGCCGCGCATCATCGAAAATTTTCTGGACATGTCGCATTTCGGCTTTGTGCACGAAGGCTGGCTGGGCAGCCGCGAAGCGACGGCCATCGACGACTACCGCGTGGAGCCCACGCCCACGGGCGTGCTGGCCACGGGCTGCAAGGCCTGGCAACCGCAATCCAACCTGCATTCAACGGCGGCTGCCCAGGTCGAATACACCTACGAAGTCACGGCGCCCTATGCAGCCGTGCTGACCAAGGTGCCCGAGGCGGGCACCACGGCGGTGAAGGGCTGGCGCGAGTCCATAGCCCTGTTCATATGCCCGGTGACGCCCGTGCGCAGCCGGGTGTGGTTCCGGCTGGCGGTGGCGGATTTTGATTCGCCGGACGAGAAGCTGCAGGCCTTCCAGCACACCATCTTCACGCAGGACCAGCCCGTGCTGGAGTCGCAGATGCCACAGTGCCTGCCACTCGACCTGCGCGCGGAGTTGCATACCGCCGCCGACAAGGCATCATCTGCTTACCGCCGCTTTCTGCGCCAGAGTGGCATCACCTTTGGAGTCTGCTGA